Proteins from a genomic interval of Triplophysa dalaica isolate WHDGS20190420 chromosome 21, ASM1584641v1, whole genome shotgun sequence:
- the nuf2 gene encoding kinetochore protein Nuf2 translates to MTENTFPVYKVDVIVQFYRTEVLTGQEAKHFTKNDITPNPKSESIQRLYMRILQLLFCFKPECHYTVPLSENIQYPMLYEWVSPIMSVYMRMCQFLPLCHVYDFSLNDLLNPKAKRTITTLSAIQNFLHFRKQRLELTAAHQQSFRSDMDRLQAYTREIKDAEKKIEKLSIIPPEQQAEAKELASALAELTTNTQHEYQDVSAMNEKVAQCKTEIAEISQKLSQRRVEVATLKDEIVKLKSQIVESPEELRNEMERMKENVKNIKMSKDLADERLVELQMLVQCAGQVEAEIQVLLKQLQDLQNSMCQTNQQKEKVQDLAAMNEALQKELRSLSTEEGQLKRALAMKFDKESKHQIRRQKKKEVKDQQVKNIYGQYDKIHEKREEVVKIIEETNRETKHFKEKMQKLREKCNQQSQKAQEIYERLLNTLEQYNKRIESIVLETNADISKMKLHY, encoded by the exons ATGACCGAAAACACATTCCCTGTGTACAAGGTGGATGTCATCGTGCAGTTCTACCGAACTGAAGTTTTGACTGGACAAGAAgccaaacattttacaaaaaatgacattactCCCAACCCCAAG TCGGAATCTATTCAGAGACTCTACATGAGAATATTACAGCTGCTTTTCTGCTTTAAGCCCGAGTGCCATTACACG GTGCCGTTGTCTGAGAATATTCAATACCCAATGCTTTATGAGTGGGTTTCACCGATCATGAGTGTTTACATGCGCAT GTGTCAGTTCTTACCACTCTGTCACGTGTATGACTTCTCACTGAATGACTTGCTTAACCCCA AGGCAAAGAGAACAATCACCACACTGAGTGCAATCCAGAATTTCCTTCACTTCAGAAAGCAGAGGCTGGAATTAACCGCTGCCCACCAGCAGAGTTTT AGGTCAGATATGGACAGACTCCAAGCATACACAAGAGAAATTAAGGACGCTGAAAAAAAGATTGAGAAGCTCAG CATCATACCACCAGAACAGCAAGCGGAAGCTAAAGAGCTGGCGTCTGCTCTGGCAGAGttgacaacaaacacacaacatgagTATCAGGATGTG AGTGCAATGAATGAAAAAGTTGCACAGTGCAAGACAGAAATTGCAGAAATATCACAGAAACTG AGTCAGCGGAGAGTGGAAGTGGCCACACTGAAAGATGAGATAGTCAAGCTCAAGTCTCAGATCGTGGAGTCGCCCGAAGAGCTCAGAAATGAGATGGAACGGATGAAAGAGAATGTGAAAAACATCAAGATGTCCAAa GATCTGGCCGATGAGAGGCTGGTGGAGCTTCAGATGCTGGTGCAGTGTGCAGGTCAGGTGGAGGCAGAGATTCAGGTTTTACTCAAACAGCTGCAGGACCTGCAGAACAGCATGTGTCAAACCAATCAGCAGAAGGAGAAG GTTCAGGATTTAGCAGCTATGAATGAAGCACTGCAGAAAGAGCTCAGGAGTTTGAGCACTGAGGAAGGCCAGCTGAAGAGAGCTCTTGCCATGAAATTTGACAAAGAGTCAAAGCATCAAATTCGTCGACAGAAGAAGAAAGAAGTGAAAGATCAGCAAGTCAAAAACATATATGG GCAATATGATAAAATCCATGAGAAACGGGAGGaagttgtaaaaataattgaagAAACCAACCGtgaaaccaaacatttcaaggAAAAGATGCAAAAGCTGAGAGAGAAGTGTAACCAGCAGAGCCAGAAAGCCCAG GAGATCTATGAGCGTCTCCTTAATACTTTGGAGCAGTATAACAAGCGGATTGAAAGCATTGTGCTGGAGACCAATGCTGACatctcaaaaatgaaattgcatTACTAG